One region of Oncorhynchus keta strain PuntledgeMale-10-30-2019 chromosome 24, Oket_V2, whole genome shotgun sequence genomic DNA includes:
- the LOC118402736 gene encoding serine protease HTRA2, mitochondrial-like, translating to MSTHVNRPLFWIIRRYTGEYLRKFNILNERTLGRVSGVSVGYKQHSTGDSNTCHVNNVPTIWSAGGGSGSERTSLLKSVAVGLGLGSAAVLHFRGDEEDNVCERRGLLCDSILERVLPTAHCASPFKPDSPRFKFNFIADVVEKSTPAVVYIEIVGRHPFSGREVPISNGSGFIVSSDGLIVTNAHVVANKRGVRVKLTNGETYNATVQDVDQVADIATIKINAQHPLPTLSLGLSSDVRQGEFVVAMGSPFALRNTITSGIVSSVQRGSKELGLSKPNMDYIQTDAAIDFGNSGGPLINLDGEVIGINTMKVTAGISFAIPSDHVKHFLNQASDKKKSRLGVLDTKRRYIGVMMLTLTPSIIAELKLRDPSFPDVTYGIMIHRVIMGSPANRAGMKPGDIVLEINGTKVNTSEEIYNAVRTSDSITMVIRRGQDLLRLHMTPEFTE from the exons ATGTCAACACATGTCAATCGTCCGCTCTTTTGGATAATCAGGAGGTACACTGGCGAATATCTCCGAAAATTTAACATTTTGAACGAGCGAACACTAGGACGAGTTTCCGGTGTTTCTGTCGGTTACAAACAGCACTCAACGGGAGACTCAAACACCTGTCATGTCAACAATGTTCCGACCATTTGGAGCGCAGGAGGCGGCAGTGGCTCAGAGCGGACTTCTCTCCTCAAGTCAGTTGCTGTTGGGTTGGGACTCGGTAGTGCGGCAGTTCTGCATTTCAGAGGGGACGAGGAGGACAACGTTTGTGAGAGGAGAGGTTTACTTTGTGATTCGATCCTAGAACGTGTCTTGCCAACAGCCCACTGTGCCTCTCCCTTTAAACCCGACAGTCCACGATTCAAGTTCAACTTCATTGCGGATGTGGTGGAAAAATCTACGCCCGCTGTCGTGTATATTGAAATCGTCGGCAG GCACCCGTTCTCCGGTCGGGAAGTCCCCATCTCCAACGGTTCTGGTTTCATTGTCAGCAGTGATGGGCTCATAGTCACCAATGCCCATGTAGTGGCCAATAAGAGAGGAGTCCGGGTCAAGCTAACCAATGGGGAGACGTATAACGCCACTGTGCAAGACGTCGATCAGGTGGCGGACATAGCCACTATAAAAATCAATGCCCAG caccctctccctaccctctctctggGGCTGTCGTCGGATGTGCGTCAGGGGGAGTTTGTGGTTGCCATGGGCAGCCCGTTTGCCCTGAGGAACACCATCACGTCAGGTATCGTCTCTTCAGTCCAGCGGGGCAGCAAGGAGCTGGGTCTGTCCAAACCCAACATGGACTATATCCAGACAGACGCTGCCATCGAT TTTGGGAATTCTGGAGGGCCTCTGATTAATCTGGATGGTGAGGTGATCGGCATCAACACCATGAAGGTGACGGCAGGGATCTCCTTCGCGATTCCCTCGGATCACGTCAAACACTTCCTGAACCAAGCCTCCGACAAGAAGA AGTCTCGATTGGGGGTGTTGGACACCAAGCGGAGATACATCGGGGTCATGATGCTGACCCTGACTCCAAG TATCATTGCTGAGTTGAAGCTGAGGGATCCCTCCTTCCCTGATGTCACTTACGGGATCATGATCCACCGGGTCATCATGGGCTCTCCAGCCAACAG GGCAGGTATGAAGCCAGGTGACATAGTGCTGGAGATCAATGGCACCAAGGTGAACACGTCAGAGGAGATTTACAATGCCGTGAGGACCAGCGACAGCATCACCATGGTGATCAGAAGGGGTCAGGACCTACTCAGACTACACATGACCCCAGAGTTCACAGAGTGA
- the LOC118402735 gene encoding phenazine biosynthesis-like domain-containing protein 2 isoform X2, with protein sequence MEIPVFTVDAFTNLPFKGNPAAVCLLLHELQDDMYQNIAAEMNLSETAFIIRLNSKHDFSSGARFRLRWFTPTTEVPLCGHATLASAAVLFYKKKNVNSTVVFETLSGELYVRQQGESIVMDFPLNKPTPVGLNEFKDLVKAAVGDQPVQEVCLCAITKMLMVCLADSCDRSVLTSLQPDPAVLLRVDTGGRVRGLLVTSIGDPGCQPGYDFYSRNFFPWFGVPEDPVTGSAHTVLAGYWSEKLGKKKMLAYQCSSRGGELELELQDDGRLNIAGQAVTVLQGILTV encoded by the exons ATGGAGATTCCAGTATTCACTGTTGATGCGTTTACCAACTTACCTTTCAAAGGAAATCCTGCAGCAGTTTGTCTGCTTTTACAT GAATTGCAGGATGATATGTACCAGAACATTGCTGCTGAGATGAACCTGTCAGAGACTGCCTTCATCATACGGCTGAATTCAAAACATGACTTCAGCTCAG GAGCACGCTTTCGTTTGCGTTGGTTCACCCCCACCACCGAGGTTCCTCTGTGTGGCCATGCCACCCTGGCTTCAGCTGCAGTACTGTTTTACAAAAAAA AAAATGTCAACTCAACAGTGGTATTTGAGACATTGAGTGGAGAGCTGTATGTGCGACAACAAGGGGAATCTATAGTGATGGATTTCCCCCTGAACAAACCTACTCCTGTG GGTCTTAATGAATTTAAAGACCTAGTTAAA GCTGCTGTGGGAGACCAGCCGGTTCAAGAAGTGTGCCTCTGTGCCATCACCAAAATGCTAATGGTCTGCCTTGCTGACAGTTGTGACAG GTCAGTGCTCACATCCctgcagccagacccagcagttCTGCTTCGTGTAGACACTGGTGGGAGGGTTAGGGGTCTGCTTGTCACCAGTATTGGAGACCCTGGCTGTCAGCCTGGCTATGACTTCTACTCCAGAAACTTCTTCCCCTGGTTCGGGGTTCCTGAGGACCCTGTGACTG GCTCTGCGCATACTGTCCTTGCAGGCTACTGGTCAGAGAAACTTGGCAAGAAAAAGATGCTGG CCTATCAGTGCTCTAGCCGTGGTGGCGAGCTGGAGCTTGAACTACAGGATGATGGCAGGCTCAATATCGCTGGCCAGGCGGTAACCGTCCTGCAGGGGATTCTCACTGTGTAG
- the LOC118402735 gene encoding phenazine biosynthesis-like domain-containing protein 2 isoform X4 codes for MEIPVFTVDAFTNLPFKGNPAAVCLLLHELQDDMYQNIAAEMNLSETAFIIRLNSKHDFSSGARFRLRWFTPTTEVPLCGHATLASAAVLFYKKKNVNSTVVFETLSGELYVRQQGESIVMDFPLNKPTPVVGDGINVGLNEFKDLVKAAVGDQPVQEVCLCAITKMLMVCLADSCDRSVLTSLQPDPAVLLRVDTGGRVRGLLVTSIGDPGCQPGYDFYSRNFFPWFGVPEDPVTAYQCSSRGGELELELQDDGRLNIAGQAVTVLQGILTV; via the exons ATGGAGATTCCAGTATTCACTGTTGATGCGTTTACCAACTTACCTTTCAAAGGAAATCCTGCAGCAGTTTGTCTGCTTTTACAT GAATTGCAGGATGATATGTACCAGAACATTGCTGCTGAGATGAACCTGTCAGAGACTGCCTTCATCATACGGCTGAATTCAAAACATGACTTCAGCTCAG GAGCACGCTTTCGTTTGCGTTGGTTCACCCCCACCACCGAGGTTCCTCTGTGTGGCCATGCCACCCTGGCTTCAGCTGCAGTACTGTTTTACAAAAAAA AAAATGTCAACTCAACAGTGGTATTTGAGACATTGAGTGGAGAGCTGTATGTGCGACAACAAGGGGAATCTATAGTGATGGATTTCCCCCTGAACAAACCTACTCCTGTGGTAGGGGATGGAATCAATGTG GGTCTTAATGAATTTAAAGACCTAGTTAAA GCTGCTGTGGGAGACCAGCCGGTTCAAGAAGTGTGCCTCTGTGCCATCACCAAAATGCTAATGGTCTGCCTTGCTGACAGTTGTGACAG GTCAGTGCTCACATCCctgcagccagacccagcagttCTGCTTCGTGTAGACACTGGTGGGAGGGTTAGGGGTCTGCTTGTCACCAGTATTGGAGACCCTGGCTGTCAGCCTGGCTATGACTTCTACTCCAGAAACTTCTTCCCCTGGTTCGGGGTTCCTGAGGACCCTGTGACTG CCTATCAGTGCTCTAGCCGTGGTGGCGAGCTGGAGCTTGAACTACAGGATGATGGCAGGCTCAATATCGCTGGCCAGGCGGTAACCGTCCTGCAGGGGATTCTCACTGTGTAG
- the LOC118402735 gene encoding phenazine biosynthesis-like domain-containing protein 2 isoform X1 has product MEIPVFTVDAFTNLPFKGNPAAVCLLLHELQDDMYQNIAAEMNLSETAFIIRLNSKHDFSSGARFRLRWFTPTTEVPLCGHATLASAAVLFYKKKNVNSTVVFETLSGELYVRQQGESIVMDFPLNKPTPVVGDGINVGLNEFKDLVKAAVGDQPVQEVCLCAITKMLMVCLADSCDRSVLTSLQPDPAVLLRVDTGGRVRGLLVTSIGDPGCQPGYDFYSRNFFPWFGVPEDPVTGSAHTVLAGYWSEKLGKKKMLAYQCSSRGGELELELQDDGRLNIAGQAVTVLQGILTV; this is encoded by the exons ATGGAGATTCCAGTATTCACTGTTGATGCGTTTACCAACTTACCTTTCAAAGGAAATCCTGCAGCAGTTTGTCTGCTTTTACAT GAATTGCAGGATGATATGTACCAGAACATTGCTGCTGAGATGAACCTGTCAGAGACTGCCTTCATCATACGGCTGAATTCAAAACATGACTTCAGCTCAG GAGCACGCTTTCGTTTGCGTTGGTTCACCCCCACCACCGAGGTTCCTCTGTGTGGCCATGCCACCCTGGCTTCAGCTGCAGTACTGTTTTACAAAAAAA AAAATGTCAACTCAACAGTGGTATTTGAGACATTGAGTGGAGAGCTGTATGTGCGACAACAAGGGGAATCTATAGTGATGGATTTCCCCCTGAACAAACCTACTCCTGTGGTAGGGGATGGAATCAATGTG GGTCTTAATGAATTTAAAGACCTAGTTAAA GCTGCTGTGGGAGACCAGCCGGTTCAAGAAGTGTGCCTCTGTGCCATCACCAAAATGCTAATGGTCTGCCTTGCTGACAGTTGTGACAG GTCAGTGCTCACATCCctgcagccagacccagcagttCTGCTTCGTGTAGACACTGGTGGGAGGGTTAGGGGTCTGCTTGTCACCAGTATTGGAGACCCTGGCTGTCAGCCTGGCTATGACTTCTACTCCAGAAACTTCTTCCCCTGGTTCGGGGTTCCTGAGGACCCTGTGACTG GCTCTGCGCATACTGTCCTTGCAGGCTACTGGTCAGAGAAACTTGGCAAGAAAAAGATGCTGG CCTATCAGTGCTCTAGCCGTGGTGGCGAGCTGGAGCTTGAACTACAGGATGATGGCAGGCTCAATATCGCTGGCCAGGCGGTAACCGTCCTGCAGGGGATTCTCACTGTGTAG
- the LOC118402735 gene encoding phenazine biosynthesis-like domain-containing protein 2 isoform X3, whose product MEIPVFTVDAFTNLPFKGNPAAVCLLLHELQDDMYQNIAAEMNLSETAFIIRLNSKHDFSSGARFRLRWFTPTTEVPLCGHATLASAAVLFYKKKNVNSTVVFETLSGELYVRQQGESIVMDFPLNKPTPVVGDGINVGLNEFKDLVKAAVGDQPVQEVCLCAITKMLMVCLADSCDRSVLTSLQPDPAVLLRVDTGGRVRGLLVTSIGDPGCQPGYDFYSRNFFPWFGVPEDPVTGYWSEKLGKKKMLAYQCSSRGGELELELQDDGRLNIAGQAVTVLQGILTV is encoded by the exons ATGGAGATTCCAGTATTCACTGTTGATGCGTTTACCAACTTACCTTTCAAAGGAAATCCTGCAGCAGTTTGTCTGCTTTTACAT GAATTGCAGGATGATATGTACCAGAACATTGCTGCTGAGATGAACCTGTCAGAGACTGCCTTCATCATACGGCTGAATTCAAAACATGACTTCAGCTCAG GAGCACGCTTTCGTTTGCGTTGGTTCACCCCCACCACCGAGGTTCCTCTGTGTGGCCATGCCACCCTGGCTTCAGCTGCAGTACTGTTTTACAAAAAAA AAAATGTCAACTCAACAGTGGTATTTGAGACATTGAGTGGAGAGCTGTATGTGCGACAACAAGGGGAATCTATAGTGATGGATTTCCCCCTGAACAAACCTACTCCTGTGGTAGGGGATGGAATCAATGTG GGTCTTAATGAATTTAAAGACCTAGTTAAA GCTGCTGTGGGAGACCAGCCGGTTCAAGAAGTGTGCCTCTGTGCCATCACCAAAATGCTAATGGTCTGCCTTGCTGACAGTTGTGACAG GTCAGTGCTCACATCCctgcagccagacccagcagttCTGCTTCGTGTAGACACTGGTGGGAGGGTTAGGGGTCTGCTTGTCACCAGTATTGGAGACCCTGGCTGTCAGCCTGGCTATGACTTCTACTCCAGAAACTTCTTCCCCTGGTTCGGGGTTCCTGAGGACCCTGTGACTG GCTACTGGTCAGAGAAACTTGGCAAGAAAAAGATGCTGG CCTATCAGTGCTCTAGCCGTGGTGGCGAGCTGGAGCTTGAACTACAGGATGATGGCAGGCTCAATATCGCTGGCCAGGCGGTAACCGTCCTGCAGGGGATTCTCACTGTGTAG
- the LOC118402734 gene encoding zinc finger protein 664-like — protein MYKLQLLNLFLNEKLIAVPLEISVAVKKTIAEHQEEICRLRRANERLRRILDLVFKPEIKLHRLADLQQFTLPEEEVNCGQQHCEQEWSANLGPVESDAVESIWDSINIITVENQTESEDESNRESQSTSDYQPHSDVNPDSDNEKVDGVVSRMPPSRSKRGRGRPRKHTGESPDLKCDVCGKLLATAANLKRHQQNHHREERPRKETSGLPDLKCDVCGKCFTAARSLMRHRRNRHSDERPYMCDTCGQCFTLNCYLTRHMKRHTEERQHCCTECGKCFFHQENLENHMGVHRGGDFKCDVCGRCLTTKGGLKFHQKKHTEQKTHRCKECSKAFFCRSNLKKHMRIHTGEKPFWCKECGKCFGENGSLSKHMMTHTEEKPHRCNECGRCFGLKGNLTVHMRTHRGEGVQCHLCGTRLKLASSLKRHLRTHRKNIHND, from the exons ATGTATAAACTACAGCTGCTTAATCTGTTTCTCAACGAAAAATTAATCGCAGTTCCTTTGGAGATATCCGTGGCAGTTAAAAAAACGATAGCAGAGCACCAGGAAGAAATCTGCCGTTTGAGACGGGCGAATGAACGTTTACGAAGAATCCTGGATTTGGTTTTCAAACCAGAGATAAAGTTGCATAGATTAGCAG ACCTCCAGCAATTCACTCTTCCTGAAGAGGAGGTTAACTGTGGCCAGCAGCACTGTGAGCAGGAATGGAGTGCCAATCTGGGGCCGGTGGAATCTGATGCCGTAGAGTCTATATGGGACTCTATCAACATCATAACGGTAGAGAACCAAACAGAATCGGAAGACGAGAGCAACAGAGAGTCCCAATCAACCAGTGACTATCAGCCCCACTCTGATGTAAACCCAGACAGTGACAATGAAAAAGTGGATGGAGTGGTGAGCAGAATGCCACCGTCAAGGTCAAAGAGGGGAAGAGGACGGCCAAGGAAACACACCGGTGAGTCACCTGATCTGAAATGTGACGTGTGTGGGAAATTATTGGCGACAGCAGCTAATCTGAAAAGGCATCAGCAAAATCATCACCGTGAAGAGAGACCAAGAAAAGAAACCAGTGGATTGCCTGATCTAAAATGTGACGTGTGTGGAAAATGCTTTACGGCAGCACGTAGTCTGATGAGGCATCGGCGGAATCGGCACAGTGATGAGAGACCATACATGTGCGACACATGTGGACAATGTTTCACCCTGAACTGCTACCTGACCCGGCACATGAAGCGTCACACGGAGGAGAGACAACATTGCTGCACCGAATGTGGCAAATGTTTCTTTCACCAAGAGAACCTGGAAAATCATATGGGTGTTCATAGAGGGGGGGATTTTAAATGTGATGTGTGTGGAAGATGCTTGACGACAAAAGGTGGTCTGAAATTTCATCAGAAAAAGCACACAGAACAGAAAACGCATCGGTGTAAAGAATGTAGCAAAGCCTTTTTCTGCAGGTCAAACCTGAAAAAGCATATGAGGATTCACACGGGGGAGAAACCATTTTGGTGCAAAGAATGTGGCAAATGCTTTGGTGAGAATGGAAGCCTGTCAAAGCACATGATGACTCACACCGAGGAGAAACCTCATCGCTGTAATGAATGTGGCCGATGCTTTGGTCTGAAGGGAAACCTGACAGTTCATATGAGGACTCACAGAGGTGAGGGAGTGCAATGTCATTTGTGTGGAACTCGCTTGAAGTTAGCTTCAAGTCTGAAAAGACATCTGCGAACTCACAGAAAGAATATTCATAATGACTGA